GGTGGTCGAAGCCAGCGACCTGGCCACGGCCCATCGGATCAGTGAGTTGGTGGAGGAACACCTGGACGGCCGCTTCGGGCCCCTGCGCTGCAGCATCCATCTGGAACCCCGGGAGTACGCCAGCGACCGGATCACCTTTCATGGAGCCCATGGCTGAGGGTCAGGCCCGATTCACGCCCAAGCAGTGGCAACAGCTGCGCGCCTGGCAGTTGGTGCTCGAGCAGGCGGAAGGCTGGAACGGCGAGCTGCCCGTGGTCGTGCACGAGCGCTGCTGGCTGCGGCTGCGGGCCGTGCCCGTGGCCGAGCTCTGCCGGCAGGTGCCGCCCGACACCAGCACGGAGGCTCCGGAACTGGTGCGCTACCGCGAGCGGCTCAGGCGAGGGGAGGATCCCTGGCAGGCCCAGCTGCTGTGCTGGGAGGAATTCGGCCAGCAGGCCTGTCAGACCGCCCAGCTCACCTTCTGGCAGCGGCAGGACGGCGGGGGCTGGACCCTGGCGCAGTACCTGGATCTGATCAGCCGTTACCGCCGCCAGCTGGAGCAGCCCGGCCCACGGTCGCTGCCGATCCTGCTCACCGCCAGGGGCGCCAGCCGCGAGCCACACCGGCTGCTGTGGCTCGGGCCCTCGTGCCAGCCGATGCGGCACACTTGCGCCTGACTCCCAGATGGCCGCCATGGCTGACGAGACGAGCACTTCCTCGCCCCAGGGCGGCAGACCCGGCGGCAACCGGGAGCCCGGCGGTTTCCGGATCCGGCTGAGCGACAACGAGATGCGGGCGGCCCGGGCAGTCCAGGACGCCTTCCAGCTGCGCTCCACGGTGGCGGTGCTGGGCTTCTGCGTGCGCACGCTGGCCCAGCTGCTGGAGGACGGCAAACTCGATGAGCTGGTCAGTGAGGCCCGCAGTCAGGCGGGCAGCCGCGACCCCGGCCGCGGTGGCCGCCGCGGCGAGGGAAGAAGTGAGGCAAGAAGTGAGGGGAGGGGCGAAGCACGAAGTGAGGGACGGGGTTCTCGCACCGACCGGAGCGCGAGGATTGACCCCTTCGCCCGTCCGAGCCGGCCCAAACCCGCGCCGGAACCGGTGGAGCCTGCCGCGCTCGAGCCCACGCCCGAACAGCCAGCTGCGGTCGAGGCCTCTGCGGAACCCGAGGCCAGCACGACCACCGCTGACGAACCGGCCACCCGCCAGGAGGACTGACGTCGATGGCACGGCCGAGGGTTCTCTCAGGGGTCCAGCCCACGGGCGCCCTTCACCTGGGCAACTGGCTCGGGGCCATCCGCAACTGGGTCGACCTCCAGGACAGCCACGACACCTTCTTCTGCGTGGTGGATCTGCACGCCATCACCGTGCCCCATGATCCGGCCACCCTGGCGGAGTCCACCCTCACCACGGCAGCGCTCTATCTGGCCTGCGGCATCGACCCGGCGAAATCGACCGTGTTTGTGCAGAGCCATGTGAGTGCCCACAGCGCCCTGTGCTGGCTGTTGAACTGCGTCACACCGCTCAACTGGCTCGAGCGGATGATCCAGTTCAAGGAAAAGGCCGTGAAACAGGGCGACCAGGTGTCCGCGGGCCTGCTGGATTACCCCGTGCTGATGGCCGCCGACATCCTGCTCTACGACGCCGATCTGGTGCCCGTGGGGGAAGACCAGAAGCAGCACCTCGAGCTGGCCCGCGACATTGCCCAGCAGAGGATCAACGCCCGTTTCGGCAGCCCTGGAGCCGACGGGGAACCTCGGCCGGTGCTGAAGGTGCCCGAGCCGATGATCCTCAAGGAGGGCGCCCGGGTGATGAGCCTCACCGACGGCCGCAGCAAAATGAGCAAGAGCGATCCCAACGAGGGCTCGCGCATCACGCTGCTGGATCCCCCCGAGCTGATCCGCAGGAAGATCAAGCGGGCCAGGACCGACGCCACGCTGGGGCTGGAGTTCGGCAACCCCGAGAGGCCGGAGGCCGACAACCTGCTCGGCCTCTATGCGCTGTTGAGTGGCAAGGGCCGCCGCGTTGCCGCCGACGAGTGTGCGGAGATGGGCTGGGGACGGTTCAAGCCCCTGCTCACCGAGGTGATGGTGGAGGCCCTTGCGCCCGTGCAGGAGCGATACCACACCTGGCGCCGTGATCCCGGCGCCCTGGAGCAGGTGCTGGCGGAAGGGCGCCAGCGGGCTGAAGCCGTGGCGGAAGCCACCCTGGAGCGCGTGCACCGCTGCCTGGGCTTCCTGCCGCCGCGCCCGCAGACCTGAGCAGCTCCAGCCGGCAAGGGCCAGCCAATCACCGAACCGTCCAGGCAGCCCTGGCCGAACCGGCATCAGAACGAAACCGTAGGCCAATCGCGGCCTTCTTCCTAGGCATTTCTGCCGATCCACGCCAAAACATCGTCCTCCCTCTCTTAACACTTTCAACAGGATCGATCAGCCGAACTGATCATTGGCTCCGCGCCTGAGGCCTGGTGGCCCGGCTGTCCCCCAGCTGCCGCTGGCTCCGCCAGGCCTGTGCGGGAGACCCTCGGGGAGGCGTCCTCACCACGATCCTGCTGCC
This portion of the Cyanobium sp. NIES-981 genome encodes:
- the trpS gene encoding tryptophan--tRNA ligase, giving the protein MARPRVLSGVQPTGALHLGNWLGAIRNWVDLQDSHDTFFCVVDLHAITVPHDPATLAESTLTTAALYLACGIDPAKSTVFVQSHVSAHSALCWLLNCVTPLNWLERMIQFKEKAVKQGDQVSAGLLDYPVLMAADILLYDADLVPVGEDQKQHLELARDIAQQRINARFGSPGADGEPRPVLKVPEPMILKEGARVMSLTDGRSKMSKSDPNEGSRITLLDPPELIRRKIKRARTDATLGLEFGNPERPEADNLLGLYALLSGKGRRVAADECAEMGWGRFKPLLTEVMVEALAPVQERYHTWRRDPGALEQVLAEGRQRAEAVAEATLERVHRCLGFLPPRPQT